Genomic window (Deltaproteobacteria bacterium):
AGCGGGAATCCACGGCACCGGCTCGCTACGACCCGCCAAACGCCAAACTGGATTCCCGCTTTCGCGGGAATGACGGCCATAACACCGAACCACGTTACCCACAAATTTGTCGCGCACCCTTCAACGAGCTGTATAGCCGGCACTACCCGCTGGTCCGACGGGAAGCGAGGCCAGCCACTGCCGCTCGAACTCCCAGTTGAACAGAATCGGATCGCTGGCGCGCGCGACCTCGCTGGCCCACTGGGCGCCGCAGCCGGGGCAGAAGAATCGGCGGAAGAAGAAACGCGGCGCCTCGGTGCGCGTCATCTGCGCCAGCGGATGGGCATCGCGCAGGTGCTCGATTGCGAGTTTGGCGCGCAGTTTCGGATTCTCTTCAACCCGGCAGTAGAGGTGGCCACAACCAAGACACTGCCAGAAACACCGGCCGCGATCGTCGCGCGCGACGGCGAGATCAAGGCCGAGACGGAGGAGGGGACGAACCGCGGAGCCTTCCCCCTCCGGCGAAGGGGAACCAAGGGGGTTTCCTGGTTGCGTGGCAAATCCCCCCTGGCTCGCTTCTGCCAAAGGCGGGTTGTTGCCGGCGCCGGGCCGCAGCTGCGGCCACTCGCTAACCCAGCGCGCGCCGGCCAAGCGCCGCTGCCGCCACTCGTGCCGGCAAGCGGCCGAGGCGTCCGGATCCGCGCCGCCGCTGCGCGCATTCAGCACGACACCGTAAATCTGCCGCGCTTGTTCGGCTCTGATCACGCCCGCCGCCACGTCGGCTACGACCAGCTCGGGCTCGCGCCTGAGCGGATCGCCGTAGCCGGCGCCGCCCGGTATGCCGAAATAGATGATGTCGTCCTCGCCTAGGTACGATTCGCTCTTGGCGGCCAGCGCCTCCCAGGCGAAGATCTCAGGCTCACTCGGGCATTCGCCCTTGTCGAAGCGTGCGCGAACATCGGTGCCGCGGGCCAGGCGGAACACCGCCGCGCTCGGCGGCAAGCCGCCGGCCATGCCGCCGGTGTTGGGAAACTCGGCGCCGTGGCACCAGAGCAGCAAGTAGATGAACGGCGTCTTGTGCGGCTTGAGCGCGTACTCGAGGGCACAGCCGCCCCGGCGATAGCCGTGGCCGAAGCTCTGCGCCCCCCGGCGCCGGAAGAGATAAAGAAACGGATAGTGCAGCTCATTGGTCTCGACGTTGGCGTACTGCGTATAGGGAATGCCGCCCGAGCCGCAGACGTCGGGGCCGTCGCGGCGCTCTTTGCCGGAGGCCGCCATGCCGATAGCGTCCATCAGCAGCGTGCCCCAGAACTTGCCGTCACGATCCAGCCCACCCATGGTGTTGCCGAGAAACGCGCTGCCGGCGCCGCCGATGGTGGTGGCGCGCAACTCGTCGTGCGCCAGGATCATGTTGCCGACGGCGCCGCCGGCAGCGATGCCGGTGGCGATGGCACCCTCGGTGATGCCGTCGCTGACCGCCGCCGGGAAGTTCGGATTGTTGGTCGTGCCCGCCTGCGAGACGATCTCGAGATGCACCAAAATGCCGGCGTTCCACGCGATGTCGTACGCGATCTGCTCCAACAAGCCGGCGAGCACCCCGCCGCGCAGGCCGCCGACGCCGCAGTTGGCGAACCCGCTGCTTTGCTTGGAGGTGCCGCTGAAGTCGAAGATGAGCCGCTCGCCGGTGTTGGTCAGG
Coding sequences:
- a CDS encoding hydantoinase B/oxoprolinase family protein; amino-acid sequence: MMKPFGQPHPDLPPPAVLRTPYALRQPPVAVDPVTYEILRHRIVYVGLTIGETLKKVSGTIVTTEANDMSTYITLDDGAPVFLGPYVVLHSGIADLIIGNVIRLNAEDPGIRDGDMFFTNDPWLGPAHQPDCAIVAPIFVDDRLFLWAGVTLHQLDMGGLSPGGLCPAARDAYAEPTLYPAVKIVENGRLRADIDRLLRRNSRLPEILALDIRSMIAGNNAARRDLLRLVEQYGPAVVQSVMIMMQQDASRRFQARLAELPRGRFRSRDWYEIGGSAPELQDEVYEVDCTLTNTGERLIFDFSGTSKQSSGFANCGVGGLRGGVLAGLLEQIAYDIAWNAGILVHLEIVSQAGTTNNPNFPAAVSDGITEGAIATGIAAGGAVGNMILAHDELRATTIGGAGSAFLGNTMGGLDRDGKFWGTLLMDAIGMAASGKERRDGPDVCGSGGIPYTQYANVETNELHYPFLYLFRRRGAQSFGHGYRRGGCALEYALKPHKTPFIYLLLWCHGAEFPNTGGMAGGLPPSAAVFRLARGTDVRARFDKGECPSEPEIFAWEALAAKSESYLGEDDIIYFGIPGGAGYGDPLRREPELVVADVAAGVIRAEQARQIYGVVLNARSGGADPDASAACRHEWRQRRLAGARWVSEWPQLRPGAGNNPPLAEASQGGFATQPGNPLGSPSPEGEGSAVRPLLRLGLDLAVARDDRGRCFWQCLGCGHLYCRVEENPKLRAKLAIEHLRDAHPLAQMTRTEAPRFFFRRFFCPGCGAQWASEVARASDPILFNWEFERQWLASLPVGPAGSAGYTAR